From Streptomyces sp. TLI_105, the proteins below share one genomic window:
- a CDS encoding SMI1/KNR4 family protein, translating to MSLLREHAPADHADLPGPATEETLAAAEERMGISLHGDLRTWLLQNNLDLPEEDFDDDVMCCGFDGFPDEGSFFLGIRAMERLYANRSTSCGFDPPDQPDNPFWRNEWIPFLSDQDGWMGKFIDVRDGRVGRWFVGGPTVTGEYESMALYFDSVAETLTRIADGGSPVCRFAEGRLVWS from the coding sequence ATGAGTCTTCTCCGGGAGCACGCCCCGGCCGATCACGCGGATCTGCCAGGGCCCGCTACGGAGGAGACGCTCGCGGCAGCCGAGGAACGGATGGGTATCTCCCTGCATGGGGACCTGCGGACGTGGCTGTTGCAGAACAATCTGGATCTGCCAGAGGAAGATTTCGACGATGACGTAATGTGCTGCGGCTTCGACGGGTTCCCCGACGAGGGAAGCTTCTTTCTGGGCATCCGGGCGATGGAGAGGCTCTACGCGAACCGCTCCACGTCCTGCGGATTCGACCCTCCGGACCAGCCGGACAATCCGTTCTGGCGTAACGAGTGGATCCCGTTCCTGTCGGACCAGGACGGCTGGATGGGAAAGTTCATCGATGTGCGGGACGGGCGCGTCGGCCGCTGGTTCGTGGGTGGCCCCACGGTCACGGGCGAGTACGAATCGATGGCCCTGTATTTCGACTCTGTGGCGGAGACGCTGACGAGGATCGCCGATGGAGGCTCCCCGGTCTGTCGGTTCGCCGAAGGTCGACTTGTCTGGTCGTGA
- a CDS encoding DNRLRE domain-containing protein — translation MNIGNATQVITVKVGGSYATVTAWQKGSSGWKAQFSTSAGRVGSHGVVDGATRRQSTYTTLSSQQPTVNHDGLVSGKAQTWLSVGNNSGTYGKTRAVLKFPTTSIPTTATVLENKLYMWGAETTSTTSGAVYELHSLTRDFTETQATWNNATSTTPWTTAGGDFSATVSDTVAQITDEVGRHWWDATGLMQSWVRTPANNKGVLVKLKDETTTGPQERTLFLSAEASDPQLRPYMQVIYVDSTTEDTYYAPTTPSRMTPNSQYTVEFTVTNTTATAWAAGERQLSYTWKLPDGTDVTTGGNQLSTTIPALLPGKSVTVQAQVKTPINSDSGSKRTEYVLGWDIRKASDGSWLSAGTGAIPSLKQNVAVEDPTSNTLGLEKFYSYTGQSTGAGSSLSSNLAYGNTVWQYNAFSNPGRGLSTFFRMAYNSLDTSDTVSGHGWSMQASGPVRLGAPLEFHPKPNPTEIRLPDGDGTTHVFRWDAANSTWKAPAGVHYKLTAKAGLDCTPLKDPVPDAWTLTRPDGTRFLFGCDGYLTSTVDKNGNTMLFTYEERKSNNKPTKFLKYVTDPAGRKTLTVDYWTKGQSGYQYVNDAGVLTTDSGNLNNSKIYDHIKSVTDVSGRRIEFHYTTKGLLGRITDGAGSTQPKAFAFTYDATQGNKNVKLVRVDDPRGNGTRLSYYAPQAGDDPKYHWWTKTVTDRRNGATGFTYAADTANPTFTATRVTDQLNRTTAFTADDFGRPVQTVNAKSQTTKMNWDADNNVTYLEEANGAKTAYCYDQKTGYPLWMRDAENNKAGVPSQSECAPGTFPANSARYTYQTRLDGYSADLFTKSSPEGRTWNFTYDSFGNLKTVTDPKGVSTATAGDYTTSYTYDSYGQLTKATDANGNPTTNSDFGPTGYPATITDALNNPTTYVYDELGQVTQVTDALGKKSTQTYDVFGRPLVHTVPKDQAAGELITAPAPEYDANDNVIRTTAPNGAVSSAVYDEADQITSASAPKDTSTSSDHTSTYTYDGVGNLKTVTEPKGTLTTTDATDYTTTNTFDEIYQLTSVTNAAGDKISYEYDNVGNTVAVVDPRKNTTADATDYTTKTTFDLNHRLTEVKDAAGKVTKRSYDKDSLVLSTTDAENNTRTVTYDERGKPKETKTPHTGTSPVLYRTTQYEYDQVGNTTKVITPRGLATGAADDFTQRTEYDALNRAVKRFQPYDPADGRYNNPNVYTQTVFDTVGRVAKVSLPPSAGQSFRNDTTYSYFDNGWTKSSTDPWDIVTTYEYNELGKQTKRTLTSAGGSSDRTMAWTYYPDGKLKSKSDDGVPVGKSVVLVDNSDTQNTASAGTWATGNLPGQQGYDHRTHATGAGTDSFTWTLNVPKDGTYTAYVKYPKVTGAATSATYTLAQGATTHPAVVKNQTTGDGTWVSLGSYSLKQGGDATLKLAQSSTGIVVADGVKLVRDTSGETDTEKRTFTYGYDANANLTSIDDTSSGAAIDAYSVVYTGLNQVQKVTEALSGQDKNVTSYTYDVNGRPDTVTHPRQFSKYTYDLRELVKTVAVGTSASDASPKLSSYTYTDRGQKLKETKANGNTVDYTYYLDGVLKTTAEKKSSGTLVSSHTYAYDANGNKAQDVARKMNAANHAAYLDSTTDYTYDPADRIAAVTKTGNGSGTETYVHDDNANVISQNVRGVPSTFTYDRNRLQSSVTSGSEFRYTYDPFGRQESVTNGGRIIERNVYDGFDHVVESQKMDDAGAMRSTTFTFDPLDRTASKTAAGKTTDYDYLGISGEVLGEEVAGRLTKSYQYSPWGERLSQITHNTDGTSEDAFYGYNSHTDVETLTDKNGDTKATYGYTAYGDADQSEFTGIDKPDTANPDAEGYNPYRFNGKRWDPSSGTYDMGFRSYDPGLNRFTTRDMYSGALSDMSLGADPFTGNRYAFTGGNPTSRVEVDGHHDRCETGIGPGCMADLDRNISSGTSQTGRGSLLGGLLGLALDGLIAQLQSLSGEDPSGSGTTTDNRGGDCRKGGKGWVDMKPTDSSAGGRSTGVTACLDSAYLKANKGSPAVQKRSTGYRWAQDQASSWGYTPATYWVNACHLLAKELTGTGRDARNLSTCARPANAYTTGDTRMEYNFRYYERLVRENVDANRVVQYSVTPNYFDGDVTIPQSWTFEATVWYEDGSSSTLINNQEVWNQYTNWDDNLGGQVDDDGYTTPRAGTP, via the coding sequence GTGAACATCGGCAATGCCACGCAGGTCATCACGGTCAAGGTCGGCGGCTCGTACGCCACCGTCACCGCGTGGCAGAAGGGCTCCTCTGGCTGGAAGGCACAGTTCTCCACGAGTGCCGGACGCGTGGGCTCCCATGGTGTCGTGGACGGCGCGACCCGCAGGCAGAGCACGTACACCACGCTCTCCTCGCAGCAGCCGACCGTCAACCACGACGGCCTGGTCTCCGGCAAGGCGCAGACCTGGCTGAGTGTCGGCAACAACTCCGGCACGTACGGCAAGACCCGCGCCGTCCTGAAGTTCCCCACCACATCCATCCCCACCACCGCCACGGTGCTGGAGAACAAGCTGTACATGTGGGGCGCGGAGACCACCAGCACCACCAGCGGCGCGGTCTACGAACTCCACTCGCTCACGCGGGACTTCACCGAGACCCAGGCGACCTGGAACAACGCCACCTCGACCACCCCGTGGACCACGGCGGGCGGCGACTTCTCCGCCACCGTCTCCGACACCGTCGCGCAGATCACCGACGAGGTCGGCCGCCACTGGTGGGACGCCACCGGTCTCATGCAGTCCTGGGTGCGCACCCCCGCCAACAACAAGGGCGTCCTGGTCAAGCTGAAGGACGAGACCACCACCGGCCCACAGGAACGCACCCTGTTCCTGTCGGCGGAGGCGTCCGACCCGCAGCTGCGCCCGTACATGCAGGTCATCTACGTCGACTCGACGACCGAGGACACGTACTACGCGCCCACGACTCCCTCGCGGATGACGCCGAACTCGCAGTACACCGTCGAGTTCACCGTCACCAACACCACCGCCACCGCGTGGGCCGCCGGTGAGCGCCAGTTGTCGTACACCTGGAAGCTGCCCGACGGCACGGACGTCACCACGGGCGGAAACCAGCTGTCCACCACGATCCCGGCCCTGCTGCCGGGCAAGTCGGTCACCGTCCAGGCGCAGGTCAAGACCCCCATCAACTCTGACTCCGGCAGCAAGCGGACCGAGTACGTCCTGGGCTGGGACATCCGCAAGGCGTCCGACGGCAGCTGGCTGTCCGCCGGCACAGGCGCGATCCCTTCGCTGAAGCAGAACGTAGCGGTCGAGGACCCCACTTCCAACACTCTGGGCCTGGAGAAGTTCTACTCCTACACCGGTCAGAGCACGGGCGCCGGGTCGTCGTTGTCCAGCAACTTGGCGTACGGCAACACGGTCTGGCAGTACAACGCGTTCAGCAACCCGGGCCGCGGTCTGAGCACGTTCTTCCGCATGGCCTACAACTCGCTCGACACCTCCGACACGGTCTCAGGGCACGGTTGGTCGATGCAGGCCTCCGGCCCGGTTCGGCTGGGCGCTCCGCTGGAGTTCCACCCCAAGCCGAACCCGACCGAGATCCGCCTGCCCGATGGTGACGGCACCACGCACGTCTTCCGCTGGGACGCGGCGAACAGCACCTGGAAGGCTCCCGCGGGAGTCCACTACAAGCTGACCGCCAAGGCCGGTCTGGACTGCACCCCGCTCAAGGACCCCGTCCCCGACGCCTGGACCCTCACCCGTCCCGACGGCACCCGGTTCCTGTTCGGCTGCGACGGCTACCTGACCTCCACGGTGGACAAGAACGGCAACACCATGCTGTTCACCTATGAGGAACGGAAGTCCAACAACAAGCCCACGAAGTTCCTCAAGTACGTCACGGATCCCGCGGGCCGTAAGACGCTCACCGTCGACTACTGGACGAAGGGCCAGTCCGGCTACCAGTACGTCAACGACGCCGGCGTCCTGACCACGGACTCCGGAAACCTGAACAACTCGAAGATCTACGACCACATCAAGTCGGTCACGGACGTCTCCGGGCGCCGGATCGAGTTCCACTACACCACCAAGGGCCTGCTGGGCCGGATCACCGACGGTGCCGGCTCGACGCAGCCGAAGGCGTTCGCGTTCACCTACGACGCCACCCAGGGCAACAAGAACGTCAAGCTCGTGAGGGTCGACGACCCGCGCGGCAACGGCACCAGGCTGTCCTACTACGCGCCGCAGGCGGGTGACGACCCGAAGTACCACTGGTGGACGAAGACGGTCACCGACCGCCGCAACGGCGCCACCGGCTTCACCTACGCGGCCGACACCGCCAACCCCACGTTCACCGCCACCCGTGTCACCGACCAGCTGAACCGGACGACCGCCTTCACGGCGGACGACTTCGGCCGCCCGGTCCAGACGGTCAACGCCAAGTCCCAGACCACCAAGATGAACTGGGACGCCGACAACAACGTCACGTACCTGGAGGAGGCCAACGGCGCCAAGACCGCGTACTGCTACGACCAGAAGACCGGCTACCCGCTGTGGATGCGGGACGCCGAGAACAACAAGGCCGGAGTGCCTTCCCAGTCGGAGTGCGCCCCGGGCACGTTCCCGGCGAACTCGGCCCGGTACACCTACCAGACACGTCTGGACGGCTACTCCGCCGACCTGTTCACCAAGTCCTCCCCGGAGGGCCGTACCTGGAACTTCACGTACGACTCCTTCGGCAACCTGAAGACGGTCACCGACCCCAAGGGCGTTTCGACCGCTACGGCAGGTGACTACACCACCTCGTACACGTACGACTCCTACGGTCAGCTGACCAAGGCGACGGACGCCAACGGCAACCCGACGACGAACAGTGACTTCGGGCCCACCGGCTATCCGGCGACCATTACGGACGCGCTGAACAATCCGACGACGTACGTCTACGACGAGCTCGGCCAGGTCACGCAGGTCACCGACGCCTTGGGCAAGAAGTCCACGCAGACCTACGATGTCTTCGGCCGTCCGCTGGTCCACACCGTGCCCAAGGACCAAGCGGCGGGCGAGCTGATCACCGCGCCCGCGCCGGAATACGACGCGAACGACAACGTCATCCGGACCACGGCACCGAACGGCGCCGTTTCCTCAGCGGTGTACGACGAGGCCGACCAGATCACCTCGGCGTCCGCACCGAAGGACACCAGCACGTCCAGCGACCACACCTCGACGTACACCTACGACGGGGTGGGCAACCTCAAGACGGTCACCGAGCCCAAGGGCACGCTGACCACTACGGACGCGACGGACTACACCACCACCAACACCTTCGACGAGATCTACCAGCTCACCTCCGTGACCAACGCCGCGGGTGACAAGATCTCGTACGAGTACGACAACGTCGGCAACACCGTCGCGGTCGTCGACCCGCGGAAGAACACCACCGCGGACGCGACGGACTACACGACCAAGACCACCTTCGACCTGAACCACCGGCTCACGGAGGTCAAGGACGCCGCGGGCAAGGTCACCAAGCGCTCCTACGACAAGGATTCGCTGGTCCTCTCCACCACGGACGCCGAGAACAACACCCGAACCGTCACCTACGACGAGCGCGGAAAGCCGAAGGAGACCAAGACGCCGCACACCGGCACCTCGCCGGTCCTGTACCGCACCACGCAGTACGAATACGACCAGGTGGGCAACACCACCAAGGTGATCACGCCGCGCGGTCTCGCCACCGGCGCCGCCGACGACTTCACCCAGCGCACCGAGTACGACGCGCTGAACCGCGCGGTCAAGCGCTTCCAGCCGTACGACCCGGCGGACGGTCGCTACAACAACCCGAACGTCTACACGCAGACCGTGTTCGACACGGTCGGCCGGGTGGCCAAGGTCTCCTTGCCGCCGTCCGCGGGGCAGTCGTTCCGCAACGACACCACGTACAGCTACTTCGACAACGGCTGGACCAAATCGTCCACCGATCCGTGGGACATCGTCACCACCTACGAGTACAACGAGCTGGGCAAGCAGACCAAGCGCACCCTGACCTCGGCGGGCGGTTCCTCGGACCGCACGATGGCATGGACGTACTACCCGGACGGAAAGCTGAAGTCCAAGTCGGACGACGGCGTCCCGGTGGGCAAGTCGGTGGTCCTGGTGGACAACTCCGACACCCAGAACACCGCCTCTGCGGGCACCTGGGCCACCGGTAACCTCCCGGGCCAGCAGGGCTACGACCACCGCACTCACGCGACGGGCGCCGGCACCGACTCCTTCACCTGGACGCTCAACGTCCCCAAGGACGGAACGTACACCGCGTACGTGAAGTACCCGAAGGTGACGGGTGCGGCGACCTCGGCGACGTACACCCTGGCGCAGGGCGCCACCACGCACCCGGCAGTGGTCAAGAACCAGACCACCGGCGACGGCACTTGGGTGAGCCTCGGCTCGTACAGCCTCAAGCAGGGCGGCGACGCCACGCTGAAGCTGGCGCAGAGCAGCACCGGCATCGTCGTCGCGGATGGCGTGAAGCTGGTCCGGGACACCTCGGGCGAGACCGACACCGAGAAGCGCACCTTCACCTACGGCTATGACGCCAACGCCAATCTGACCTCGATCGACGACACCTCGTCGGGCGCGGCGATCGACGCCTACAGCGTCGTCTACACCGGCCTGAACCAGGTACAGAAGGTCACCGAGGCACTGTCCGGCCAGGACAAGAACGTGACGTCGTACACATACGACGTCAATGGCCGTCCTGACACGGTCACGCACCCCCGGCAGTTCTCGAAGTACACGTACGACCTGCGCGAGCTGGTAAAGACCGTCGCGGTCGGCACCTCCGCCTCGGACGCTTCGCCCAAGCTTTCGTCGTACACCTACACGGACCGCGGCCAGAAGCTGAAGGAGACCAAGGCAAACGGCAACACCGTCGATTACACGTACTACCTCGACGGTGTGCTGAAGACGACGGCGGAGAAGAAGAGCAGCGGCACGCTCGTCTCCTCGCACACCTACGCCTACGACGCCAACGGCAACAAGGCCCAGGACGTCGCACGGAAGATGAACGCCGCAAACCACGCGGCGTACCTCGACTCGACGACGGACTACACCTACGACCCGGCGGACCGCATCGCCGCCGTCACCAAGACCGGCAACGGCTCGGGCACCGAAACGTACGTCCACGACGACAACGCCAACGTCATCAGCCAGAACGTGCGCGGCGTGCCGAGCACCTTCACGTACGACCGCAACCGGCTGCAGTCCTCGGTGACCTCTGGTTCCGAGTTCCGTTACACCTACGACCCGTTCGGCCGGCAGGAGTCCGTCACCAACGGCGGCCGGATCATCGAGCGGAACGTGTACGACGGCTTCGACCACGTGGTCGAGTCGCAGAAGATGGACGACGCGGGCGCGATGCGGTCGACGACGTTCACCTTCGACCCGCTCGACCGCACGGCGTCGAAGACCGCCGCCGGCAAGACCACGGACTACGACTACCTCGGCATCTCGGGTGAGGTCCTCGGCGAGGAGGTCGCCGGCCGACTGACCAAGTCGTACCAGTACAGCCCGTGGGGCGAGCGGCTGTCGCAGATCACCCACAACACCGACGGCACGAGCGAGGACGCCTTCTACGGCTACAACTCGCACACCGACGTCGAGACGCTCACCGACAAGAACGGCGACACCAAGGCGACGTACGGCTACACCGCGTACGGCGACGCCGACCAGTCCGAGTTCACCGGGATCGACAAGCCGGACACGGCGAACCCGGACGCCGAGGGCTACAACCCGTACCGCTTCAACGGCAAGCGCTGGGACCCCTCGTCCGGAACCTATGACATGGGATTCCGCTCCTACGACCCCGGGCTGAACCGCTTCACCACCCGGGACATGTACAGCGGCGCACTGTCGGACATGAGCCTGGGTGCGGACCCGTTCACCGGAAACCGGTACGCCTTCACCGGTGGCAACCCCACCAGCCGGGTCGAGGTGGACGGCCACCACGACCGGTGCGAGACCGGCATCGGCCCGGGCTGTATGGCAGACCTGGATCGGAACATCAGCTCCGGCACTTCCCAGACCGGGCGGGGCAGCCTGCTCGGCGGCCTGCTGGGCCTCGCGCTGGACGGCCTCATCGCTCAGCTGCAGTCGCTGTCCGGTGAGGACCCCAGCGGCAGCGGCACCACGACCGACAATCGTGGCGGCGACTGCCGTAAGGGCGGCAAGGGGTGGGTGGACATGAAGCCCACCGACAGCAGTGCCGGAGGCCGGTCGACCGGTGTCACCGCGTGCCTTGACAGCGCATATCTGAAGGCCAACAAGGGCTCACCCGCCGTGCAGAAGCGCTCCACCGGCTACCGCTGGGCTCAGGACCAGGCCTCGAGCTGGGGCTACACGCCGGCGACTTATTGGGTCAACGCGTGCCACCTGCTGGCCAAGGAACTGACGGGCACCGGTCGGGACGCCCGGAACCTGTCCACCTGCGCACGTCCCGCCAACGCCTACACCACCGGCGATACGCGGATGGAGTACAACTTCCGGTATTACGAGCGCCTGGTGAGGGAGAACGTAGATGCCAATCGTGTAGTGCAGTACAGCGTCACGCCGAATTACTTCGATGGCGACGTGACCATTCCGCAGTCGTGGACGTTCGAGGCTACGGTCTGGTACGAGGACGGCAGCTCGTCGACCCTGATCAACAACCAGGAGGTCTGGAACCAGTACACGAACTGGGACGACAACCTCGGAGGCCAGGTCGACGACGACGGCTACACGACCCCTCGGGCAGGTACGCCATGA
- a CDS encoding acetylhydrolase yields the protein MTTTPFISRKGVTRRRVLGAALATGAAVPLAAVAGPAWAEAPGAPAPKRLTLPVPTGPHPVGTVRLRLVDRSRPDDIAGPGHFRELMTTVWYPARNVERYPVAPWMPPGALQAFLADVGFSALVPLAPLTVGHVGAPVLRPGRRLPVVVFSHGAHSHQGDHTIMVQELASHGYAVVTVAHQYDTYTDFPDGRVAVPLRDRNAPTLPGDFAADLRFVFDCVEQLAAGCNPDVDQRALPAGLLGSLDPRRMGAFGWSKGGTATACATLADERIRAGLSLDGPMQMNPPLAGDMDRPFMMMSAVFTRATDPEAAAFWSHLRGWRLNIQAQGAAHVSYGDNEALFPQVAKLLGWSGQQLQSVIGTLDPDQAVKIQQAYPLAFFDEHLRHRRGHLLDGPSPAFPAVTFLP from the coding sequence TTGACCACCACACCGTTCATCAGCCGGAAGGGCGTGACGCGCCGCCGCGTGCTGGGGGCCGCGCTGGCCACCGGGGCAGCAGTGCCGCTTGCCGCCGTCGCCGGCCCCGCGTGGGCGGAAGCCCCGGGGGCGCCCGCCCCGAAGCGGCTCACGCTGCCCGTGCCCACCGGGCCGCACCCGGTGGGCACGGTCCGGCTGCGCCTCGTCGACCGGTCGCGCCCGGACGACATCGCGGGACCCGGGCACTTCCGCGAGCTGATGACCACCGTCTGGTATCCCGCCCGGAACGTCGAGCGGTACCCGGTGGCGCCTTGGATGCCGCCGGGCGCCCTTCAGGCGTTCCTCGCCGACGTGGGGTTCAGCGCCCTGGTCCCGCTGGCGCCGCTGACCGTCGGCCACGTGGGCGCTCCGGTGCTGCGGCCGGGCCGACGACTGCCCGTGGTCGTGTTCTCACACGGCGCGCACAGCCACCAGGGCGACCACACCATCATGGTCCAAGAGCTCGCCAGCCACGGATACGCGGTGGTGACGGTGGCTCACCAGTACGACACGTACACCGATTTCCCTGACGGCCGGGTCGCCGTCCCGCTGCGCGACCGGAACGCGCCGACACTGCCTGGGGATTTCGCCGCGGATCTGCGCTTCGTTTTCGACTGCGTCGAGCAGCTGGCCGCCGGGTGCAATCCGGACGTCGACCAGCGAGCGCTGCCGGCCGGGCTGCTCGGCTCCCTCGACCCGCGGCGCATGGGCGCGTTCGGTTGGTCGAAGGGCGGGACGGCAACCGCCTGCGCCACGCTCGCGGACGAGCGCATCCGGGCCGGGCTGAGCCTGGACGGTCCGATGCAGATGAATCCGCCGCTGGCCGGCGACATGGACCGGCCGTTCATGATGATGTCCGCCGTGTTCACCCGAGCCACGGATCCTGAGGCCGCCGCATTCTGGTCGCACCTGCGGGGTTGGCGGCTCAACATCCAGGCCCAGGGCGCCGCCCACGTCTCGTACGGCGACAACGAGGCGCTGTTCCCGCAGGTGGCGAAGTTGTTGGGGTGGAGTGGGCAGCAGCTCCAGAGCGTGATCGGCACCCTCGACCCTGACCAGGCGGTGAAGATCCAGCAGGCGTACCCGCTCGCGTTCTTCGACGAGCACCTGCGCCACCGTCGGGGGCACCTGCTCGACGGGCCGTCCCCGGCCTTCCCGGCTGTGACGTTCCTCCCGTGA
- a CDS encoding acyl-CoA dehydrogenase family protein, whose protein sequence is MTDSAADGVERRLPTDEARELLSLVRDIARREIAPRAAEEEAAGRFPRELFTLLSRSGLLGLPYDPEHGGGGQPYEVYLQVLEELAAARLTVGLGASVHTLACHALAGYGTDGQRAAHLPAMLGGGLLGAYCLSEPSAGSDAAALRTRAVRDGEDWVVDGTKAWITHGGIADFYTVMARTGGPGARGITAFLVPGDAPGLSAAPPERKMGMKGSPTAQLHFDGVRVADDRRLGGEGQGFAIALDALDSGRLGIAACAVGLAQAALDEAVAYAKGRRQFGRPIADFQGLRFLLADMATRIEAGRALYLEAARLRDEGRPFGRRAAMAKLFCTDAAMRVTTDAVQVLGGYGYTADFPVERYLREAKMLQIVEGTNQIQRVVIARHLVGPESR, encoded by the coding sequence ATGACCGACAGCGCCGCGGACGGCGTGGAACGCCGGCTGCCCACCGACGAGGCCCGGGAACTGCTCTCCCTGGTGCGTGACATCGCCCGGCGGGAGATCGCCCCGCGCGCCGCCGAGGAGGAGGCCGCCGGCCGCTTCCCGCGCGAGCTGTTCACGCTGCTCTCCCGCTCCGGGCTGCTCGGACTGCCGTACGACCCCGAGCACGGCGGGGGCGGTCAGCCGTACGAGGTCTACCTCCAGGTCCTGGAGGAGCTCGCCGCCGCCCGGCTCACCGTCGGGCTCGGCGCGAGCGTCCACACCCTGGCCTGCCACGCGCTCGCGGGCTACGGCACCGACGGGCAGCGGGCCGCGCACCTGCCCGCGATGCTGGGCGGCGGTCTCCTCGGCGCGTACTGCCTCTCCGAACCCTCCGCGGGATCGGACGCGGCGGCCCTGCGGACCCGCGCCGTCCGGGACGGCGAGGACTGGGTCGTCGACGGCACCAAGGCCTGGATCACCCACGGCGGGATCGCGGACTTCTACACGGTCATGGCCCGTACCGGCGGGCCGGGCGCGCGCGGCATCACGGCCTTCCTGGTGCCGGGGGACGCGCCGGGGCTGAGTGCCGCCCCTCCCGAGCGGAAGATGGGCATGAAGGGCTCTCCGACCGCGCAGCTCCACTTCGACGGGGTGCGGGTCGCCGACGACCGGCGGCTGGGCGGGGAAGGGCAGGGCTTCGCGATCGCCCTGGACGCCCTGGACTCGGGGCGGCTCGGCATCGCCGCCTGTGCCGTGGGGCTGGCCCAGGCGGCCCTGGACGAGGCGGTCGCGTACGCGAAGGGGCGCCGCCAGTTCGGCCGGCCGATCGCCGACTTCCAGGGGCTCCGCTTCCTGCTCGCCGACATGGCGACCCGGATCGAGGCGGGCCGGGCGCTGTACCTGGAGGCGGCGCGGCTCCGGGACGAGGGGCGGCCCTTCGGCCGGCGCGCGGCGATGGCCAAGCTCTTCTGCACGGACGCCGCCATGCGGGTCACGACGGACGCGGTGCAGGTGCTCGGCGGCTACGGCTACACGGCGGACTTCCCCGTGGAGCGGTATCTGCGCGAGGCGAAGATGCTCCAGATCGTCGAGGGGACCAATCAGATCCAGCGCGTGGTCATCGCCCGTCACCTGGTCGGACCAGAGTCCCGCTGA
- a CDS encoding SMI1/KNR4 family protein, protein MSLDDLTGMMPPHEGAGAAIDWEAAERAYGVAFPSDYRAFMARFGAGTIENYLTVLAPEMSEDGLAEGPMVFITDDARGTWEDEPGPLDVPAERLLAWGCDDTGDLLCWLTQGDVPEAWPVVIYNRGDDAWRVVDCGLVEFLRRILRAEFDELPLSGTTLWGENAARFLTQAEEARIKAAGQDPWAD, encoded by the coding sequence GTGAGCCTTGACGACCTGACCGGCATGATGCCGCCCCACGAAGGAGCCGGCGCGGCCATCGACTGGGAAGCTGCGGAGCGCGCCTATGGCGTGGCCTTCCCCAGTGACTACCGAGCCTTCATGGCGCGGTTCGGGGCCGGTACGATCGAGAACTACCTCACCGTGCTGGCACCCGAGATGTCCGAGGACGGCCTGGCCGAGGGACCCATGGTGTTCATCACAGATGACGCCCGCGGTACCTGGGAGGACGAGCCAGGGCCGCTGGACGTTCCGGCCGAACGGCTGCTGGCCTGGGGCTGCGACGACACGGGTGACCTGCTGTGCTGGCTGACCCAGGGCGACGTGCCGGAGGCATGGCCCGTGGTGATCTACAACCGCGGTGATGACGCCTGGCGTGTGGTCGACTGCGGGCTCGTCGAGTTCCTGCGCCGGATCCTCCGGGCCGAGTTCGACGAGCTGCCGCTTTCCGGCACGACACTGTGGGGTGAGAACGCCGCACGCTTCCTGACGCAAGCAGAGGAAGCCCGCATCAAGGCGGCTGGCCAGGACCCCTGGGCCGACTGA
- a CDS encoding RNA polymerase sigma factor has protein sequence MRVDDATLQHAVERAQNGDDEAFAEVYRIVQPGLLGYLRGLVGESAEDVASDAWLEIARDLARFRGDGAGFRGWTATIARHRALDHLRRLRSRPFTTPFEQDVLDLPAPGETAGEALEAMSTAEALALVTALPPDQAEAVLLRVVIGLDGPASARVLGKRVGAVRSAAHRGLRRLAKELLG, from the coding sequence TTGAGGGTGGACGACGCCACTCTGCAGCATGCGGTGGAACGTGCGCAGAACGGTGACGACGAGGCGTTCGCCGAGGTGTACCGGATCGTGCAGCCCGGGCTTCTGGGGTATCTGCGAGGGCTCGTCGGTGAGTCCGCCGAGGACGTGGCCTCCGACGCGTGGCTCGAGATAGCCCGTGACCTGGCGCGGTTCCGCGGAGACGGGGCGGGGTTTCGCGGCTGGACCGCGACCATCGCCCGCCACCGAGCGCTGGACCACCTGCGGCGCCTGCGCTCCCGACCGTTCACGACCCCATTCGAACAGGACGTGCTCGATCTGCCCGCCCCGGGGGAGACGGCCGGCGAGGCCCTTGAGGCGATGTCCACCGCCGAGGCGCTGGCCCTGGTCACGGCGCTCCCCCCGGACCAGGCCGAGGCTGTGCTGCTGCGGGTGGTCATCGGGCTCGACGGACCCGCGTCGGCCCGGGTGCTGGGCAAGCGGGTGGGAGCGGTGCGCTCCGCCGCGCACCGCGGACTGAGGCGGCTCGCGAAGGAACTGCTGGGATGA
- a CDS encoding SCO1431 family membrane protein: MTSTTHSRLLVRARTGGPRDDGPKILEHVLGWTLVVLLALLVTRAGLM, from the coding sequence ATGACCTCCACCACCCACTCCCGCCTCCTCGTCCGCGCACGGACGGGCGGCCCCCGCGACGACGGCCCCAAGATCCTGGAGCACGTCCTCGGCTGGACCCTGGTCGTCCTGCTCGCCCTCCTCGTCACCCGGGCGGGCCTCATGTGA